The Pleurodeles waltl isolate 20211129_DDA chromosome 7, aPleWal1.hap1.20221129, whole genome shotgun sequence genome includes a region encoding these proteins:
- the LOC138247377 gene encoding LOW QUALITY PROTEIN: beta-1,3-galactosyl-O-glycosyl-glycoprotein beta-1,6-N-acetylglucosaminyltransferase 3-like (The sequence of the model RefSeq protein was modified relative to this genomic sequence to represent the inferred CDS: deleted 1 base in 1 codon) codes for MVVHEKIEMFERLLRAIYTPQNIYCVHVDDKSPEIYKKAVRAIASCFQNVFVASKLERVVYASWLRVQADLNCMEDLLKSQVQWKYLLNTCGTDFPIKTNAQIVRRLQMLNGKNSLESERPQRQKKMRWMFHYEVHNSIVKTGILKRPPPIKTPMFTGNAYFVVSRDFVKYIFRKNTTVEKLLEWVKDTYSPDEHLWATMNRMPEVPGSSPYHSKYEMSDLNAVARLVKWDSLEGDISNGAPYAPCTGIHRNSVCIYGAGDLKWILQQHHLFANKFDSTVDNTAIQCLEEYLRLKALHGTEL; via the exons ATGGTGGTGCATGAAAAGATTGAGATGTTTGAAAGGCTCTTAAGAGCAATATACACCCCACAAAATATATACTGTGTTCATGTAGATGACAAGTCCCCCGAGATCTACAAGAAAGCGGTAAGAGCCATTGCGTCTTGCTTTCAGAACGTGTTTGTGGCATCAAAGCTGGAAAGAGTGGTTTACGCATCTTGGCTAAGGGTTCAAGCTGATCTCAACTGTATGGAGGACCTTCTAAAAAGCCAGGTGCAGTGGAAGTATCTTTTAAACACATGTGGCACTGACTTTCCGATAAAGACCAATGCTCAGATTGTCAGAAGGCTCCAGATGCTGAATGGGAAAAACAGCCTGGAGTCTGAAAGACca cagaggcaaaaaaaaatgcgatGGATGTTTCATTATGAGGTTCACAACTCCATTGTTAAAACAGGGATTCTAAAAAGGCCACCTCCAATAAAAACACCTATGTTTACTGGAAATGCCTATTTTGTGGTTTCAAGAGATTTTGTGAAGTATATATTTAGAAAAAACACAACTGTGGAAAAACTGTTGGAGTGGGTAAAGGACACCTACAGTCCAGATGAGCACCTATGGGCCACAATGAATCGCATGCCTGAAGTCCCTGGGTCTTCCCCATATCATTCCAAATATGAAATGTCTGACCTTAATGCAGTGGCAAGACTCGTGAAATGGGATTCTCTGGAAGGGGACATAAGTAATGGAGCACCGTATGCACCTTGCACAGGCATTCACCGAAATTCAGTCTGTATCTACGGGGCTGGGGACCTGAAATGGATCCTCCAacaacatcatctctttgccaacaaATTCGATTCTACAGTTGATAACACAGCAATCCAGTGCTTGGAAGAGTATCTCAGACTCAAGGCTCTTCATGGAACTGAGCTATAA